In the genome of Aspergillus luchuensis IFO 4308 DNA, chromosome 2, nearly complete sequence, one region contains:
- a CDS encoding metallophosphoesterase family protein (COG:F;~EggNog:ENOG410PHZS;~InterPro:IPR029052,IPR014485,IPR006179,IPR004843, IPR041823,IPR036907;~PFAM:PF00149;~SECRETED:SignalP(1-30);~go_function: GO:0016787 - hydrolase activity [Evidence IEA];~go_process: GO:0009166 - nucleotide catabolic process [Evidence IEA]): MSMSMFGSYYMLFSTLVTFLLFFIPPFVYAVQPTAPKPIEAPLRDLKWGQLNFLHTTDTHGWLAGHLQEPSYSADWGDYISFATRMREKAESMGVDLLVIDTGDRVEGNGLYDSSDPKGIYISKILREQHIDLMSSGNHELYKESTASAEFFTTALNFAGHYLASNIDFYDPRTNAFRPLAPRFTKIVTKQLGIRIVAFGFLFDFKGNANNTVVRPVRETIKEAWFQEAIRDHEVDLFLVIGHAPVHSEEYWDIWREIRSLRWSTPIQFFGGHYHIRDYAKYDRMSYGLASGRFMETIGFMSISGLPTHRQPGLSALASSLWPWDRFHFNRKYIDNNLLSFYHHTGLDETTFPTEHGQNVSQLIAESRSALQLDEVYGCAPRDLFMFQAKYPGEGNIYTWLETEVLPVSVRDESRAGKPAVVIVNTGAIRFDIFKGSFTKDNTYIVSPFTSGFRYVKDIPYSRAYRLADVLNRGPGILTEGDQSDNLTWQLAPPEQSAYTRGVFGSSGSRSSAGFLTNQVPFLSGGDAEPDLIPGYTTHDDGGKDGDDTIHSPIDFFRVPNVIRGTPRWAASEPPEIVDLVYIDFIESNVAAVAPYAGIDADFSRDSDVYMPNTTLTGLIEDWIRGNWPCEQV, from the exons ATGAGCATGAGCATGTTCGGCAGCTACTATATGCTCTTCTCTACATTAGTGACCTTTCTTCTATTCTTTATACCCCCCTTCGTTTATGCTGTACAACCGACTGCGCCCAAGCCCATCGAGGCTCCATTGCGTGACCTAAAATGGGGCCAGCTCAATTTCCTTCACACCACAGATACTCATGGCTGGTTAGCTGGTCATTTACAAGA ACCCTCGTACTCCGCTGACTGGGGTGACTATATCTCCTTCGCTACCCGCATGCGCGAGAAGGCAGAGTCTATGGGTGTCGATCTACTAGTCATTGATACCGGCGATAGAGTGGAAGGAAATGGACTTTATGACTCTTCAGACCCCAAAGGCATCTACATCTCTAAAATTCTGCGAGAGCAGCATATCGACTTGATGTCATCGGGCAATCATGAGCTGTACAAGGAATCCACAGCATCAGCTGAGTTCTTTACCACTGCACTCAATTTCGCCGGACACTATCTTGCATCAAACATAGACTTCTATGACCCACGGACAAACGCTTTCAGGCCATTGGCACCTCGCTTTACGAAGATCGTCACCAAGCAATTGGGCATCCGCATCGTGGCCTTTGGATTTCTCTTCGACTTCAAAGGAAATGCTAACAACACTGTCGTGCGGCCTGTGAGGGAGACAATAAAGGAGGCATGGTTTCAGGAAGCTATCAGGGACCATGAGGTGGACCTCTTCTTGGTAATCGGTCATGCCCCTGTACATTCGGAGGAGTATTGGGACATATGGCGAGAAATCAGATCTCTTCGCTGGAGTACACCCATCCAATTCTTTGGCGGTCATTATCACATCCGTGACTACGCAAAGTATGATCGGATGTCCTACGGCTTGGCCAGCGGTCGCTTCATGGAAACGATCGGTTTTATGTCCATTAGTGGCCTCCCGACCCACCGTCAGCCCGGGCTGTCCGCCTTAGCGTCCTCCCTGTGGCCATGGGACCGTTTCCATTTCAATCGGAAATATATCGATAATAACTTATTGTCATTCTATCATCACACTGGCCTGGATGAGACCACGTTCCCAACGGAACATGGACAGAACGTTTCCCAACTCATTGCGGAATCCCGGAGCGCTCTTCAGCTGGATGAAGTGTACGGGTGTGCTCCTCGCGATCTGTTCATGTTTCAAGCGAAATATCCAGGTGAGGGTAATATTTATACCTGGCTGGAGACTGAAGTGCTACCCGTATCCGTGAGAGATGAATCTCGTGCTGGGAAGCCAGCCGTTGTTATAGTCAACACCGGTGCCATCCGCTTTGACATCTTTAAGGGTTCTTTTACGAAGGATAATACATATATTGTCTCCCCATTCACAAGCGGCTTTCGTTATGTGAAAGATATCCCTTACTCCCGAGCCTACCGTCTCGCCGATGTGCTAAACCGGGGACCGGGAATCTTGACTGAGGGCGACCAATCAGACAATTTGACTTGGCAGCTTGCTCCCCCTGAGCAATCAGCGTATACCCGTGGTGTATTTGGCAGCAGTGGTAGCCGATCAAGCGCTGGCTTCCTTACCAACCAAGTCCCATTTCTGAGTGGTGGAGATGCCGAGCCTGACCTAATTCCCGGATACACTacccatgatgatggaggcaaAGATGGCGATGACACCATTCACTCGCCGATCGACTTCTTCCGGGTGCCGAATGTTATCAGGGGAACACCTCGTTGGGCTGCATCTGAACCCCCGGAGATAGTAGACCTGGTCTATATTGATTTCATCGAGTCTAACGTGGCTGCAGTGGCCCCATACGCTGGTATTGATGCAGATTTTTCTCGCGACAGCGACGTCTATATGCCAAATACAACATTGACCGGCTTGATAGAGGACTGGATAAGAGGAAACTGGCCCTGCGAGCAGGTATGA
- the ETR1 gene encoding enoyl-[acyl-carrier-protein] reductase (COG:C,K;~EggNog:ENOG410PGVI;~InterPro:IPR013149,IPR011032,IPR020843,IPR036291;~PFAM:PF00107;~go_function: GO:0016491 - oxidoreductase activity [Evidence IEA];~go_process: GO:0055114 - oxidation-reduction process [Evidence IEA]) translates to MMSGGMIRSAVRASGSHAACSIRIGAASQLASVSKRQLQGAYPHTQIGGKRWISVYGYTQSKALIYSRYGEPKDVLQLHKHSISAPHGTQVNLRLLAAPLNPADVNQIQGVYPSKPPFQSTLGTQEPAAVAGNEGAFEVLSTGSGVKNLSKGDWVVMKQTGQGTWRTHAQLDESQLIKIENKDGLTPLQISTVSVNPVTAYRMIKDFCDWDWMRAGEHWLIQNGANSGVGRAAIQLAREWGIKTLNVVRERKTPEETEALKKELTDLGATAVVTEAELLSGEFRNVVHELTRKGKEPIRLALNCVGGKSATALAKTLAPGSHLVTYGAMSKQPVSLPSGLLIFKNLVFDGFWVSKWGDKNPQLKENTINDVLQLTRAGRFKDIPVEEFKWKWDTEGSELVAGVQETLSGYRSGKGLLRYEEQE, encoded by the exons ATGATGTCTGGGGGTATGATTCGGTCCGCGGTGAGGGCTTCCGGAAGCCACGCTGCGTGCTCCATCAGAATTGGAGCTGCATCGCAATTAGCCTCAGTGAGCAAGCGCCAATTGCAAGGAGCATATCCTCATACTCAGATTGGGGGTAAAAGATGGATTTCGGTCTACGGGTATACGCAATCGAAGGCTCTCATCTACTCGCGCTACGGGGAGCCCAAGGACGTCCTGCA GCTTCACAAGCACTCCATCTCCGCGCCCCATGGTACTCAAGTTAATCTCCGCCTGCTCGCTGCGCCGCTGAATCCTGCCGACGTAAATCAGATCCAGGGTGTATACCCGAGCAAGCCACCGTTCCAATCGACACTCGGTACGCAGGAGCCGGCCGCCGTCGCTGGAAATGAGGGCGCATTCGAGGTTTTGTCCACCGGCTCTGGAGTGAAAAACCTCAGCAAGGGTGACTGGGTTGTGATGAAACAGACTGGACAGGGCACCTGGCGCACTCATGCTCAGCTGGATGAATCGCAGTTGATCAAAATTGAAAACAAGGACGGCTTGACCCCACTTCAGATCAGCACAGTTAGTGTCAACCCAGTAACAGCTTACCGCATGATCAAAGATTTTTGCGACTGGGACTGGATGCGTGCCGGAGAGCACTGGTTGATCCAGAATGGGGCAAACAGTGGTGTTGGACGCGCTGCTATTCAGCTTGCACGAGAGTGGGGTATCAAGACCCTCAATGTCGTCCGCGAACGGAAGACTCCAGAGGAGACAGAAGCTCTGAAGAAAGAACTCACAGATCTCGGTGCGACTGCGGTGGTCACAGAGGCCGAGTTGCTTTCAGGGGAATTCAGGAACGTTGTACATGAGCTCACGCGCAAGGGGAAGGAGCCCATCCGCCTCGCTTTGAACTGTGTGGGTGGAAAGAGTGCCACCGCACTGGCAAAAACACTCGCACCAGGTTCGCATCTGGTCACCTACGGGGCCATGTCGAAGCAGCCAGTTTCTCTGCCGTCGGGATTGTTGATCTTCAAGAACCTCGTTTTCGATGGCTTCTGGGTTAGCAAATGGGGCGACAAGAACCCGCAGCTGAAGGAAAACACCATCAATGATGTACTGCAGCTGACACGTGCTGGTAGGTTTAAGGATATCCCCGTTGAGGAGTTCAAATGGAAATGGGACACGGAGGGCTCCGAGCTTGTAGCAGGCGTGCAGGAAACCCTCAGCGGTTACCGCAGCGGCAAGGGCTTGCTCAGGTACGAGGAACAGGAATGA
- the HER2 gene encoding glutamyl-tRNA(Gln) amidotransferase subunit HER2 (BUSCO:EOG09262UAS;~COG:J;~EggNog:ENOG410PGBS;~InterPro:IPR023631,IPR000120,IPR020556,IPR004412, IPR036928;~PFAM:PF01425;~go_component: GO:0030956 - glutamyl-tRNA(Gln) amidotransferase complex [Evidence IEA];~go_function: GO:0016787 - hydrolase activity [Evidence IEA];~go_function: GO:0050567 - glutaminyl-tRNA synthase (glutamine-hydrolyzing) activity [Evidence IEA];~go_process: GO:0006412 - translation [Evidence IEA]) encodes MSAAYNQSINESISFLESFHCLGGNPFCIELHPSMSLLREAEKCLANQGSHAALNALITTLHQSGQWLERVRDADARRTRGTPKSEVDGLLVAVKDNICTRDLPTTCASNALDKFVSPFNATVVQQLQDAGAVVAGKANLDEFGMGSHSIHSNFGPVKSSRRDLHAEYLSAGGSSGGSAVAVATAQCYAALGTDTGGSVRLPAAYTGTVGFKPSYGLVSRWGVVAYANSLDTVGVLGRDVASVRRVFGVVNQHDSRDSTNLSPSSRSRLDSHLRMPALASRTNSPLRIGVPVEYNISELSPSARHAWSRSLAHLQRQGHSIQTVSLPTTKLALSAYYVLAPAEASSNLAKYDGVRYGSRPEAPDGNASSESYLYAKTRGEGFGSEVKRRILLGAFSLSADAMDNYFIQAQRVRRLVQHDFNTAFRARQPLISSQLGSKSDSADAGVDVLICPTAPSSPPRLSSLIGPDATASPLEAYTNDVFTVPASLAGLPAISVPVTTENAGDAEDGDLAGIQVIGQYGDDELVLKVAEMLEGRHL; translated from the exons ATGTCCGCCGCATAcaatcaatcgatcaatGAATCGATCAGTTTTCTAGAAAGCTTCCATTGTCTGGGTGGTAACCCTTTTTGTATAGAGCTACACCCCTCAATGTCGCTCTTGCGCGAAGCCGAGAAGTGCTTGGCTAATCAGGGCTCTCATGCGGCTCTAAATGCGCTAATCACCACTCTACATCAGTCAGGGCAATGGTTGGAACGTGTGAGAGATGCGGATGCGCGGCGCACCCGAG GGACGCCGAAATCCGAGGTAGACGGCCTGTTGGTCGCCGTTAAGGACAATATATGCACACGCGATCTTCCAACAACATGCGCTTCAAACGCTCTGGATAAATTCGTCAGTCCGTTCAACGCGACAGTTGTTCAACAATTGCAAGACGCAGGTGCCGTCGTGGCCGGCAAAGCCAATCTCGACGAATTTGGAATGGGATCCCACTCTATACATTCGAACTTTGGTCCTGTCAAAAGCTCGCGCCGTGACCTGCATGCCGAGTATCTCTCGGCCGGTGGTAGTTCGGGTGGAAGTGCGGTTGCTGTTGCGACAGCCCAATGTTATGC AGCGTTGGGTACTGATACAGGCGGCTCCGTGCGATTGCCCGCCGCATATACGGGAACAGTCGGCTTCAAGCCTTCTTATGGGCTAGTTTCTCGCTGGGGAGTGGTTGCGTACGCCAACTCACTGGACACGGTCGGAGTACTGGGAAGAGACGTGGCCAGCGTTCGCCGTGTCTTCG GCGTGGTGAACCAACATGATTCACGCGACTCCACTAACCTTTCTCCCTCCAGTCGGTCGCGGCTAGATTCACATCTTAGGATGCCTGCCTTGGCGTCTCGGACAAACTCTCCCCTGAGGATAGGAGTTCCAGTCGAGTACAACATATCAGAGTTGTCTCCATCTGCGCGACATGCGTGGTCTCGCTCGCTGGCCCATTTGCAGCGACAGGGCCACAGCATCCAAACGGTCTCCCTTCCAACGACTAAACTCGCGTTGTCGGCATACTATGTACTCGCGCCTGCTGAGGCATCCTCCAACCTGGCCAAGTATGATGGCGTCAGGTACGGGAGCCGCCCTGAAGCACCAGATGGGAATGCATCGTCAGAAAGTTATCTATATGCGAAAACACGAGGTGAAGGTTTCGGCTCCGAAGTCAAGAGACGGATCCTGCTCGGGGCATTTAGCCTAAGCGCTGATGCTATGGATAACTACTTTATTCAAGCACAGCGAGTTCGCCGCCTTGTTCAACATGATTTCAACACCGCGTTCAGGGCACGTCAACCCCTGATTTCTTCGCAACTGGGATCAAAGTCGGATTCTGCAGACGCCGGTGTAGACGTTCTCATTTGCCCAACAGCGccgtcatcaccaccacgccTTTCAAGCCTTATCGGACCCGATGCGACAGCTTCGCCCTTGGAGGCATATACGAATGATGTTTTTACTGTACCTGCTAGTCTGGCAGGCCTTCCGGCCATATCTGTACCGGTCACTACAGAAAACGCTGGTGATGCCGAGGATGGAGATCTGGCTGGAATCCAGGTTATTGGTCAGTacggtgatgatgagcttGTGTTAAAGGTTGCCGAGATGCTCGAGGGCAGGCACCTATGA
- a CDS encoding SPRY domain-containing protein (BUSCO:EOG09262X7T;~COG:B,K;~EggNog:ENOG410PGAS;~InterPro:IPR037353,IPR001870,IPR003877,IPR013320;~go_component: GO:0048188 - Set1C/COMPASS complex [Evidence IEA];~go_function: GO:0005515 - protein binding [Evidence IEA];~go_process: GO:0051568 - histone H3-K4 methylation [Evidence IEA]), translated as MASTQPAGSSAPSSNLNSPILAPGGTPFFAGSLPDSNARSSPIPASNAPAQADGLKSKRTKRDSRKKREAKGLDQESMPPKKRAVAVQNTALPSSDLSILRPLLLAEPRSSDLLPPQPRQLNFVNRKTSDVIGQSWDFFEIVDKLTNKNGFRYSYAIADPSFPHIKYRQTDVQPYHARFSFEDSPAAILFSKDALAVTSNEPWHTARANVCAREGSYYYEARIVSGVMNNSSAPSSNSNGSLPSRGHVRLGFARREADLDANVGVDCYGYGIRDVNGEVVNRMRCEYFFPKGESIREGDVIGLLITLPPLSLHKKVVEGTYESGADGEVSTPSSEAPSVTNIVRDRIPFHYKSDFCWQQSNVFPTKQLRDYAFNLKETPTFGPPSPFNAEDASLRTLPGSSITIYKNGVKMGTPFEELYAFLPPASRLANGTNNLGIGERENADDGMIGYYPAVSCYGGGAVECRFEGPWWVGPPSHTDNGEPIRGIGERFNEQIVEDIIADIVDEVEAMCVWGGVDGNVVNNAEIDGSGTGAVGGSEVLKGGVSAAYESAIPPVADGQTEAAANPAGNGNEAGSVMDLDSGQTTLEDTTSADATVPEAPQTTIPDAPTGDGDVEMS; from the coding sequence ATGGCTTCCACACAACCGGCTGGGTCTTCTGCACCTTCGTCTAACTTGAACTCTCCGATCTTGGCTCCTGGAGGAACACCATTTTTCGCCGGTTCCTTACCCGATTCTAATGCGAGGTCTTCTCCTATACCTGCAAGCAATGCCCCTGCACAAGCCGATGGATTGAAGTCAAAGCGTACCAAACGTGACAGCCGCAAAAAGCGTGAGGCCAAGGGTCTGGATCAGGAAAGCATGCCACCGAAGAAGCGAGCAGTTGCTGTCCAAAACACTGCACTTCCCAGCTCAGATCTCAGCATACTAAGGCCTCTTTTGCTGGCAGAGCCTCGCTCATCCGATTTGTTACCCCCACAACCCCGGCAGCTGAATTTTGTCAACCGAAAAACATCAGACGTTATCGGTCAGAGCTGGGACTTCTTTGAGATCGTCGATAAGCTCACCAACAAGAATGGATTTCGTTATAGCTACGCCATAGCTGACCCCAGCTTTCCGCATATCAAATACCGCCAGACTGATGTTCAGCCTTACCACGCCCGCTTCAGCTTCGAAGACTCTCCAGCTGCCATACTTTTCAGTAAAGACGCTCTCGCAGTTACTTCTAACGAGCCTTGGCATACTGCACGCGCCAATGTCTGCGCGCGCGAGGGATCTTATTACTACGAAGCGCGCATCGTCAGTGGTGTCATGAATAATTCATCGGCTCCCTCTTCAAATAGCAATGGAAGTTTACCGTCCAGGGGACATGTACGTCTCGGTTTCGCACGAAGGGAGGCAGACCTTGATGCCAATGTTGGCGTCGACTGTTATGGATACGGTATTCGTGATGTGAATGGCGAGGTTGTCAATCGGATGCGGTGCGAGTACTTCTTTCCAAAAGGCGAATCCATTCGTGAGGGAGATGTTATCGGCCTACTAATCACCCTCCCGCCACTCTCTCTTCACAAGAAAGTTGTAGAGGGAACTTATGAGTCAGGTGCGGATGGCGAGGTTTCAACACCAAGCTCAGAAGCCCCGTCAGTCACAAATATAGTCCGTGACCGCATTCCTTTCCACTATAAATCAGACTTTTGTTGGCAACAATCGAACGTGTTTCCAACAAAACAGCTACGCGATTACGCATTTAACCTCAAAGAAACACCTACGTTTGGGCCTCCATCTCCGTTCAATGCTGAGGATGCATCCTTGCGGACTCTACCCGGTTCAAGCATCACAATATACAAGAACGGTGTAAAGATGGGCACTCCTTTCGAAGAACTGTATGCTTTCTTACCACCGGCTAGCCGACTCGCCAATGGCACGAATAACTTGGGCATCGGTGAGCGCGAGAATGCAGATGATGGAATGATCGGTTATTATCCCGCTGTCAGCTGCTACGGCGGAGGCGCGGTTGAATGCCGCTTTGAGGGGCCATGGTGGGTGGGCCCGCCATCTCATACAGACAACGGCGAGCCAATTCGGGGGATTGGCGAACGATTCAATGAGCAAATAGTTGAGGACATAATTGCAGATATCGTGGACGAGGTTGAGGCGATGTGCGTCTGGGGCGGAGTAGATGGCAACGTTGTCAACAATGCAGAGATCGATGGCTCTGGAACTGGGGCAGTTGGTGGCTCCGAGGTGTTGAAAGGTGGTGTCAGTGCGGCTTATGAGTCCGCTATTCCTCCAGTTGCCGACGGTCAAACCGAGGCTGCTGCTAATCCCGCTGGCAATGGCAACGAAGCCGGAAGTGTGATGGACCTAGATTCAGGCCAGACCACGCTCGAAGACACCACGAGCGCCGATGCCACGGTCCCAGAGGCACCTCAGACTACAATACCCGACGCGCCaactggagatggagatgttgaGATGTCTTGA
- the ENP1 gene encoding snoRNA-binding rRNA-processing protein ENP1 (BUSCO:EOG09263KZJ;~COG:W;~EggNog:ENOG410PGSF;~InterPro:IPR007955;~PFAM:PF05291), with protein MPKATSSRSAAGRRHNPLAEDYMTAGHLRTQSAKKSSRKSREGDEQEDGERFVDAKMSRKILQIGQELADEDAEEQRATAGAAANMTNAAFDFESRLEGDEAFSDDEKFQDDQWDDEEEIEEVEVDPDDLDMFNKFIPAGDEDPIFNPSGPEAEGQTRNLADLILEKIAEHEAKQGGESGGPFIQGGRLPEDAVQIPAKAVEVYEKVGMILSRYKSGPLPKPFKILPSVPNWPTLLDITRPESWTANAVYAGTRIFISSKPAVAQEFIATVLLDRVREEIHETKKLNVHTYNALKKALYKPACFFKGLLFPLVSSGTCTLREAHIVSSVIARVSIPVLHSAAALLRMCDLAAEQSLRSLESTGAVNMFIRVFLEKKYALPYKVIDALVFHFLRFRATDNDAMMTDGSREANKVYKLPVLWHQSLLVFAQRYRNDITEDQREALLDLLLVRGHKDIGPEVRRELLAGRGRGVVAPDPENQGAIDAGDDTMDVTL; from the exons ATGCCCAAGGCAACATCCTCTCGCTCCGCCGCCGGCCGCCGGCACAATCCTCTAGCTGAGGATTATATGACTGCTGGTCATCTGAGAACTCAATCGGCCAAAAAGTCCAGTCGCAAGTCTCGTGAGGGAGACGAACAAGAAGATGGGGAGCGCTTCGTTGATGCGAAGATGTCCCGGAAGATCCTGCAAATCGGACAGGAACtggctgatgaggatgctgaAGAACAAAGAGCCACAGCAGGCGCTGCTGCTAATATGACGAACGCAGCCTTTGATTTTGAGTCTCGCCTGGAAGGTGATGAGGCATTTTCCGATGACGAAAAGTTCCAAGACGACCAATgggacgacgaagaggaaattGAGGAAGTT GAGGTCGACCCCGATGACCTTGATATGTTCAACAAGTTCATTCCTGCAGGCGACGAAGACCCGATATTCAACCCCAGTGGACCCGAAGCCGAAGGTCAGACTAGGAACCTAGCCGATCTTATTCTGGAGAAGATCGCGGAACATGAAGCGAAGCAGGGCGGAGAGAGCGGCGGGCCCTTCATTCAGGGTGGTAGATTACCGGAGGATGCTGTTCAAATACCCGCGAAAGCGGTAGAGGTATATGAAAA GGTCGGCATGATACTTTCTCGCTACAAATCTGGACCTCTTCCGAAGCCCTTCAAGATCCTTCCCTCCGTGCCCAACTGGCCCACCCTTCTCGATATTACACGGCCTGAGTCTTGGACGGCCAATGCTGTCTATGCCGGTACCAGAATCTTCATTTCGTCGAAGCCAGCAGTCGCACAGGAGTTCATCGCGACAGTGCTCCTTGACCGTGTCCGGGAGGAAATTCACGAGACCAAGAAGCTCAATGTCCACACCTACAATGCGTTGAAGAAAGCGCTATACAAGCCCGCCTGTTTCTTCAAGGGCCTACTCTTCCCCTTGGTGTCGAGCGGAACCTGCACACTACGAGAAGCCCACATTGTCTCTTCTGTCATTGCACGTGTCTCTATTCCGGTCTTGCACTCAGCTGCAGCATTACTCCGCATGTGTGATCTCGCTGCTGAACAGTCGTTGCGCTCTTTGGAAAGTACCGGTGCAGTGAACATGTTCATTCGCGTTttcctggagaagaagtatgCGCTTCCCTACAAGGTGATCGACGCCCTCGTCTTCCATTTCCTGCGCTTCCGTGCTACCGACAATGATGCCATGATGACCGATGGATCCCGTGAAGCCAACAAGGTTTACAAACTTCCTGTCCTTTGGCACCAGTCTCTGCTGGTGTTTGCGCAACGCTACCGCAATGATATCACCGAGGATCAGCGTGAGGCGCTTTTGGATTTGCTTTTGGTCCGTGGACACAAGGATATCGGACCCGAGGTCAGGCGGGAACTGCTGGCAGGTAGAGGACGAGGTGTGGTTGCACCAGACCCGGAGAACCAAGGTGCTATTGATGCCGGTGATGATACGATGGATGTCACGTTATAG